In Candidatus Zixiibacteriota bacterium, one DNA window encodes the following:
- a CDS encoding FG-GAP-like repeat-containing protein, giving the protein MRRFLILLLFVLALSTPAFAQFDMQQIAVIQGATDNLYFGYILSGIGDINNDGFEDLGIGQVGKTFIYFGSKNFDTIPDITFPFSSTYISSGDVNGDSIEDLLVTPFTFSAVWIYYGGTPFDTVPDKILATPYFEDNIATGDINKDGYDDVAIHGSPTRVYVYWGGADMSTSPAYVLQGPPNYFGSDGLDIGDVNGDGYKDLAVSTNYGSPLPDSTYIYFGGVQLDTVPRIKLNGGFAILGDVNGDGYKDLITVEGTYFGGNTIDSLTDSPLCIRGQSWAIGNFNTDKYEDLLSGVPTLAGGEAWIYLGSNPLDTTQDWHYYDGEVGDYGAQVGSADINGDGIDEAIVGDPGWWYNNPSFPPGRVYIYKNPYTTVEEYENQLPHSFALGQNYP; this is encoded by the coding sequence ATGAGAAGATTCCTTATACTTTTGCTTTTTGTTTTGGCTCTTAGTACTCCCGCTTTTGCCCAGTTTGATATGCAGCAAATAGCGGTGATCCAGGGGGCAACTGACAACCTTTACTTTGGTTATATTTTATCAGGGATAGGGGATATAAATAATGACGGGTTTGAGGACTTAGGGATAGGGCAGGTTGGAAAGACTTTTATTTATTTTGGCTCAAAAAACTTTGATACTATTCCGGACATAACGTTTCCTTTCTCATCTACATATATCTCTTCTGGAGATGTAAATGGGGATAGTATTGAAGATTTGCTTGTAACCCCATTTACATTTTCAGCGGTCTGGATTTATTATGGGGGTACTCCTTTTGATACTGTTCCAGACAAAATTCTGGCAACCCCTTATTTTGAAGATAATATTGCGACGGGTGATATTAACAAGGATGGCTATGATGATGTTGCAATCCATGGAAGTCCTACCAGAGTATATGTCTATTGGGGTGGTGCAGATATGTCAACTTCTCCAGCTTATGTTTTACAAGGACCTCCTAATTATTTTGGCTCGGATGGTTTAGATATAGGAGACGTGAACGGAGATGGCTATAAGGACTTAGCAGTTTCTACTAATTATGGCAGTCCTCTTCCTGATTCCACCTATATTTATTTTGGGGGAGTGCAGTTAGATACTGTCCCTAGGATAAAGCTGAATGGTGGATTTGCAATCTTAGGAGATGTCAACGGAGATGGATATAAGGATTTGATAACAGTTGAAGGAACCTATTTTGGAGGCAATACAATTGACTCACTAACAGACTCGCCTCTTTGTATCAGAGGTCAATCTTGGGCAATTGGTAATTTTAATACCGACAAATATGAGGATTTACTCTCGGGGGTTCCAACGTTAGCTGGCGGCGAAGCTTGGATCTATTTAGGTTCTAACCCTTTGGATACAACGCAAGACTGGCACTATTATGATGGCGAGGTCGGTGACTATGGTGCGCAAGTTGGTTCTGCAGATATAAACGGAGACGGAATAGATGAGGCGATTGTAGGAGATCCGGGCTGGTGGTATAATAATCC